GCTCACGGTGGTGGAAACGTATCCGCTCACAGCGGTGCAAGCGTGAATGGACATGCCTACGGTTGCTGTCTTCTGCTTGGGAACGCTGATATTGAGTGTTGAGAGCAGAAACCCAATCGGACTGATGATGGTAATGTAGGGCGATGCTGCCCATACCATGCCCACTGCGCCTTGTTTCGTTGGCTTGACGGCACTGCAAAATGGCGTAGCGCTTGCAATCGAGCTGCTGCTACGGGAAGCAATCGCTGCATCGACGTAGTTGACGCCATAAGGGTTAAAATCCGGCGCAACAGAACGCTTCAAAGTACCAATGGTATCGGCAGGATTGGTGCCACCAAAGGCTGAGCTAGGCTGCAAAATCGGCGTACCGACCGGCAATGTGCTCCAGTTGGCCAACACGTGGTTGCAGCTCAAAATCACTTTGGATCCATCGGTATTGTCGGTGACCAATGCGCCGAAGGTACCTGCATAAGGGCTACCATCGCCGCCGATGATTGCACCGGGCTGCGCAGGACGGTAGCGGCCGGTGAAGCCCGTGAGCTTGATGTCACCTACTGCTGTATAGCTGACGCGTACTTCACGGCCATCGCTCAAAGCATAGGAAGCAGGGTAGTCTCCTTTGCCCATTACTTTGACATAGACTTGGATTGCACTGATTTCTTCGGTACTGCCGAATCCAATTCCTACAAAACTTGGGATGGACTTGGAAAAAAATCCACGGATCGCGGTCTTCTCGTTTTCGAAGTTCTTAATAAGCATAAAATGATGATTTTAAATAATGAGTGATTTTTCCTTGTGAAACTTGCACCGAAGAGATGCCTTCTACTCGGATTTTCCACAACTTGATGACGAATTTTATTACATTTTTTTGATTATCAATGCCCAATTCGAATTTTAATCACAAATTCATGTCCATGAAAGGGTCTATATTCTTTGTCCTGACATTTGCGACCGTCCTCGTACTTAGCGCACAAGGCATCAAACCCAAGGACAAATCCGCCATTTTGGAAATAATGGCCTCCCAAGAGATGTCCTGGAACAAAGGGGACTTGGAGGGTTTCATGAATGGCTATTGGCGGAGCGATTCTTTGCGATTTATCGGCAAAAGCGGAATTACCTACGGATGGCAACCTACCTTGGCCAATTACCAGCGCAGCTATCCTGACAAAGCCGCCATGGGAAAATTGAAATTCACGATCCTGCGCGTCGAGTCATTGGGAAAAGGTGTCGCCCATGTCACGGGTGCATGGCTGCTCACGCGCGAAAAAGATGCGCCACAAGGCTATTTCACACTGCTTTGGCGTAAAATCAACGGCGAATGGGTGATTGTTGCCGATCATTCCAGCTGAATTCCGCGCATTTTCAATCCGGAATCCAGTCTAGCTCCGTCTGTTTGATTGTGAATTCCCAAACCAAGGTTCCCGAGGCATCCCAGGTGGACAATTTGCAGGTACGCGCACCTTCTGTGCCGGAAATCCTGACTGTACCAAAGTTGTGACCCACAAATTTAGTTCCGGGGACCCGCATTGGAGGGGCAAATTCGGGGTCATCGGGCTTGTTCACACGCTTTCGCAAGGGACTCGTGAGCGGGGAACTTGTAAAATCATAGAGTGGATACAACCCGTCCTGCGTCAACTTGCAGAGTTCTGTGAAGTGCCGGTCGCCCGAAAGGAAAACCACTCCGGTGATCTTATTGGCCTTGATAAAATCGAACAGCACTTGCCGTTCAGGAAATTTGGACCAGGTTTCTTTCTGATTGGCCTCGCTCAATACTTGGCTACCCAACGCAATGAATTTGAATGGGGCTGTGCTTGCAAGCAACTTTTCTTGCAACCAGCCCATTTGCTCGGTGCCAAGCACTTGTTTGTGATCTTCAGACTCCCGAAACCACCGGTCATCGAGCATAAAAAAACTTGCATCCTGATAGTCAAAATGCGTGTAAGTACCCGCTGAGCCATTCCCGAAGTAGGGATTCGGCCAAAAATCCTTGAAGCAGCCCATGGTTGCCCCCTTGTTTTCAAAATCGCCCTCCGCATTGTCAGGACCGTAGTCATGGTCGTCGAGCATGGCCAAGTTGGGTCGCGTAGCAAGAAAATCGTTGATATGCGGGTCCAAACGTGCCTTGGTGTACTTTTCATACATCCGCCTGTCGCTGTTCCATTCGCCGTTGAGCAAATAGACATTGTCCCCCAGCCAAATCATGAAGTCTGTCGGATGGTCGCGCATCGCATCAAAAATGTCGGTGAATTGCCCCGGCTTCACCAAACGCATTGCACCCACACCATAAAAAGCACAGGACCCGACCATAAAAGACCATTCCGGCTGAACGGTTGCTGCGGCGGTTTTGATCGGAAAAGGCGCAGAAAGTCGGGTTCCATTCGCCCAAAGTTCAGCTTCGACCGTTGTTCCCGGCTCCAATCCGACCACTTCGAATGTCACTGGAATCCTTCCATTCCAACCTTTTTGCTCCTTTGCACTGAACTTATACACAGCGTTCGCAACCCGTAATTCGACTTCATCGGCATCCTTTACCATGGCCCAAACCTTGGCAGAGGTAGGAGCAATCGCACCTTGCATCGGTTTTCCGAGCATTTTGGGAACCTGCGAATAGGCCTGTATCGCAAAAAACAGCCCAAAAGTCGTCATCAACCCCAAAAGGCCGGGGTAACCCAACGGACCCCGTCGTGAATCCGAGAATAATGCAAGTTTCAAAGCCTTCATCGTGCGAATGTGGATCAAATATTTTGGCGAAGATCGCTCAAATGGCTATTTTTCCAATGGTTATCGGTATCGTATCTCTGCACTTTCGCAAAAAATCCAACGAGGATGGTTTGGAAAGGCCTTCGGAATTAGATTCTCATTGAAATGGTTACTCGGATCGCAGTTTGGCTGATGTTCGCGTGTGCGTTCTGTTTGAGCGTACCTGCCCAAATTCCTGTGTTTATCAACGAAATCCACTATGACAATACCGGTGCCGATGTCGGCGAAGGGGTGGAAATTGCAGGTCCGGCGGGAACCAACCTCGCTTGTTTCCGCATTTACCTTTACAATGGAGCTGTTCCCGGCGCAGCGGTTGTGTACGATTCGGTAATGCTCTCGGGCATCATCCCCGATCAGTGCAACGGTTTTGGCACATTGAATTTTCCGGTGAATTTGCCAGCGCAGATCCAAAATGGCAGCAATGACGGCATGGCATTGGTTTACAACCCTTTGTTTCCCGGATGCGGTCTCCCGGGCTTGCCTTACGTGGTGCAATTGTTGAGTTACGAAGGGGTCTTTACGGCGGCAAGCGGACCGGCTATCGGGATGACTTCGACCGATATCGGCGTCAATGAGGCTTCTACCACGGCAGTGGGACTTTCTCTCCAACTTACTGGAGCAGGCGTGCTCTATTCGGATTTCACTTGGGCGACGATCGGTGCGGCAACGCCAGGCGCCTTGAACAACGGCCAAACATTTGGCGGAACCGCTTGCGGAACCGGGCCTGTGATTCCAACCCGCCTGAACTTTGCATTAACGCCATCAGGCTGCAATCTTCCCGGCGGTACCTTTTCAATACAAGTTTGTGCCACCAACAACACCGGATTTACCGCGATCAGCTACAACAATCCGATCACGATCAGCTTGATAGCTGGGCCAGGTGTACTTTCCGGCACGACCACACAAGCAGCAGCATTTGGATGCGCAACATTCGCTGGACTTTCACTGAGCGCTGCAGGTACCTATCAATTCCGCGCAACAGACGGCATTTTGATTGACGATACTTCCGCATTTGTCTATATATCACCGACTTGCGCAACCTGCCCCAACCTGAATGCGGTGCTCGTAGATGCCTGTGGCGCGCAGGAAGGGCGCAATGAAATTCTGTTTTTCAACTCAGGAGACTTTGCCATTCCCGCGGATCCCAACATGTTTTCCGTGAATTATGGCTCCGGCAATCCGCCCGCGACGGGCTACCTCAACAGCATGGCCTCCAATCAGCCTTTTGTGGATGCGCTCAACCTGGCCGCAGGCTGCAATCTGTTTCACGATGCCCTCAGCAATTCGCCGATTCCCCCGAATACCAACTTCATCGTCATGAGCTATACCCCGCTCACTACCTATAATTTCAGTGCATGGTGCTCGCTGGGTTCGGTTTATGTGTTGTTCAGCAACGATCCGGATTGGGATACGACGAGTGGTAACTGGAAGAATTGCCTGGATTGCGGACTAGGCGGAAATGGGCTGGATCCGCGGTACTTCCGCACCGACTTTTCCGGCCTTGCAGGTGGCCCGACTTGCGATTTCACCTATAACTATACCCCCTGTTCAGATTTGCTCTGCATGGGCAATGGCGATGGGATTGATTTTGGCTATGGCGGCGGCACACCGACGGCAACTTGGAATGAATGCACACCCACCAATGTACTTGCGGCAACGTACGGGCGCAACCTGCAAGCGCGACGCGTAGAAAAGGACGTGTATTTGGATTGGCAAACGCTTACCGAATCCAATTCAGCGCAGTTCAGGCTGGAACGCGCCGCAAAACCCACAGGCCCATTTTCGGAGATCGGCGTTGTAGCTGCAGCAGGCGTATCTTCTGAACCTCTTAACTACCAGTGGATTGATCGTGACGTTTCCCGGCAACAAATCTGGTATCGTTTGACAGAAGTCGATGCAAATGGCCAATCCACCGTTTCAGAGGTCGTTTTGGTAACAGGATTGCCTGATTTGGGCGCCCTCGAAATCGCCACAGAAGGCAGAACATTCACCTTTGACATTCAAGGGAACGGTGCCGTTCGGTTGGATCTCTTTGACATCACCGGCCGACAGGTCAGGCAACGCACGGGGGTCGCAGGTCGCTACCCATTGGACCTTTCAGATCTGGACGAAGGCGTCTATTGTTACCGGATTTTGGTCGGGATCAAGGCCTATTCTGGCAAAATCGCCATCACGCGATAGGCTTCAAGGCTTTCTGCGCGTCCAACCGGTCATTTTGCGCCATGTGCGCCTCTGTTTTTCCCGGAAGTAGGTGAATTTTCCGAAAAGAAAGGCGAAACAAAGGAGCAGCACATTGTAAACAGGCAACAATGCCACAATCCAAAGCAGCCAATAGGCCAAGGAAAAGCGCTCGACCTCCAACCATTCAGTGAGTAACCGCCCAATACGGGCTACGCTCAACCCTGTACAGCTGAATACCAGCAATACCAAGATCACGTGCACCACTTTGTTTTGGGACCAAGCCTTCCAACTCATCCGGCAGAGATTTGGTCCATTTTCAACTTCGTTTTTTTCAGGTCATTGCCAGCTTTCAGGGCCACCATCAGCCAAACGACAGCCGGCAATGCCAGTAATCCCACGATCATCAACGGCATTTTGAACAAGGCTGCGACGATGGGGAACACCACCAAAACGATCAAAAACATCCAATTGGCTTTTACGGTGCGTTGCAGCAGCTTGAGTTTGAACGGAAGCAAAGCTTCCAGGACATTGTCGAGGTAGGCCGGCATGCCGGGCAAGAAATGGAATTTCCGCAAGGCGCGGTAAAATTCCCAGGCCTTGTCGACCGGTTCATAAGGATTGCCCTTGCGAGGGCCAGGCTGCTCCAATTCCACAAGAATGGCTTCCATTTGGGCGACATTGGCGACGACAAGGTCGAGTTCCGCCTCATCAACATTCGTGTATAGACGCTGCTTGCATTGCGCGCACGCAAACCGCAAGCTGTCTTGTGTGGCATGGCAGCTGCCGCAATCCACCCGAAATGATTTTTTCCTGCTTTTTGGGGATTTCATGGTAATCTAAGCCTTGGCAAGATAGCAGCTTTTTAGAAGTCCACAGAAAAACCCTTGCAAGTGCCTGATTGTTTCATTCAAGGGAGTTTTGCGAGCTGACTTGTAAGCCAATCGCTGAGGTTTCGTGCGCCTTGCATGTTCAGGTGGCTGTGATCCATGTGCAACTTAGCATTCCCGAAAACAGAGTCCGGCGGAATCCAAACAGGTCCGAATTCCTTGAAAAAAGCCATTTCTTGAGGCGCGTTTGTCGGTGTGCCGTATTCGGGGAGGTAGAGAAAGATGATTTCTGCGCCATTTTGCTTGCAAAGTTCGGCCACCTGACGGAAATAGTATTTGGTCGGTCGCGTTGCGGCATCGTAGATCCACCGCGCGATTCCTTGGGGAAGCTGGGGTTTCAAGGCGGTTTGCCTTTTTCCCTTCACCTTTGCCATCTCAATCGAATCAGCGACCATGTCATTGGCGACCACCATAAAACTGTGGAGGCTGTCATTGAGAAAGTCTTCGAATTTTCGTTCGATTCCCAGGAAATGCTCCCGTTGATAGACCAGTCGGTTCCAGCCAAGTTGTGAGATGTCAGCCCAATAGTCGCTGTTGGCCCAAAGCGGGGCACCGAAAACGTCCGTTGAGGTTGCCATATAAGGAAAGTGAAAATGACTGTTTTTGGCCATCTCTGTGCTCACCTCCACAATCAGGTATTTTGGCTTTTTGTGTGCGAAGATATCCTTGGTAATCAGCCAATGCAGATTTTCACCCAATCGACATACCCCGAAGTTGGCGATTTGCATGTCGCGGCCAAACTCCGTTTTGACCCGATGCTGCAACAACGAATCATTGACATCACACATGGTTTTGGAAGTGCCCACAAAGGCAACATCCACCGGCATTTTGGACTCGTAAAGCCTCCGGTACATCCATCCGCCCGTGCGGCAATCCTTTTGGATCATGTTGTAGGAATAGGCCTTTTCCGGTTCCGAAGCCAATAACCAAGTCAGCACCCCCAAAAATGGCAGCCCGAAAAGCAGGATATTTCGGATGAATTTGCGCATCAAAACTGAAAATAGATAAACTGTTGCGGGGTGCCGTAGGCACCCAAAACCAGCAGCCAGACAATCAATCCGTAATAAAAGCTCCAACGAATGAATTTCGGCATGCGCGCGAACCGGTCATCGATTCGGGTGAAGTCAAAAAGGGCATCCGTGACAAACAGAAAGCCAATCAGCAAGGAAAAATAAAACATCACCCAGCCCACAGGCCAAACCGTTGAAAGGTCTGCGGTGATACCTTCAAACATTAAATTCGAAGGGAAATTCAAATTCCCGAGCCCCTGAAACATGCGCTTCAAAGTCGGCAAATCGCCTGCCCGGAAAAAAATATAGCTCCCGAATGCAATGAAAATCGCGATCGGTTGCATGACCATCCGGGGAAAGCGTTCCGGAAGTTTGAACCAACGTTCGATGGTAAACCAGATTCCGTGGACCGCTCCCCAGAGTACATAAGTGATGGACGCACCATGCCAGAGCCCCGAAAGCAGGAACACAGCCATCACATTGGCCATTTGCCGCGCCTGACCTTTGCGGTTGCCCCCCAAAGAGACGTAGAGATAATCCCTGAACCAAGATGTCAGGGAAATATGCCAGCGCTGCCAGAAATCCTGCAGGCTACGCGCAAAATAGGGTCTTTTGAAATTGTGATTCAGTTCAAATCCCAGCAACCTCGCGCATCCCATGGCGATGTCGCTGTAACCGCTGAAGTCACAATACAGCTGAATTCCGAAGAAAAACACTGCCAAAGCCACGTCCAAGGCACCCACGGGGACCGTGCTGCCAAAAACGAAGTTGACATAGGGCGCCAAGGCGTCGGCGATCACGATTTTTTTGAATATTCCCCAGAGAATCAGCCGCAGCCCCACCACAGCCCACGGATAGTCAAACCTCCGCGGTGCCAACATTTGCGGCAAGAGATGCGAAGCCCGCTCAATCGGGCCGGCTACCAAGGGCGGAAAAAAGCTCACAAACGCAAAAAAGGCAATGGGATCGCGCGTGGGCACGAGTTTGAGTCGATAAACGTCGATGGTATAACTCAGCGTCTGAAAAGTATAGAAGCTGATGCCCACGGGCAACAGGATTTTCAGCGTAGGCATGTCGGCATTGAATCCGAGGGTAACCAGCAGATTTTCGAGCCCTTCCGCAAAAAAGTCGAAGTATTTGAAGGTGCCCAGCATGCCCAAGTTCATCAAAAGGCTTACCATCAGCACCCATTGCCGCTTTCGCTTGCCTTCGGTTTTACCTAGTTTCACCCCTACCCAATAGTCGACGGCAGTTGCTGTAAACAGTAACAGCAAAAAACGCCAATCCCACCAGCCGTAGAAGAAGTAGCCGCTCAGAATCAGGAAAACATTCTGTGCACGAAGCCCGCTTTTCCATTTGCCCATCCACCAGTAAAGCCCAAAGACCACCGGCAGAAACAAGGCAAAAACAAGCGAGTTGAAGAGCATGGCCGAATTTAGCAGGGTTTGTTGAAATTACAGGCTTGGGCATGGATTTGATGCGGACAAGCTGGGTGCAAGGTCTCTTCGACCTTCAAAATCCTTATCTTGCCGGCACGATGCGCATCGCTGTCCTCTCCGATCCCAACAATTTCCATACCCAGAAATGGGTCAAGGCGCTCCAAAAGGCAGGTGCAGAGGTGGTCGTGATGAGTTTTGACCCTTCGAATGCGACCGAATTTGAAGCGATTCAGTTGAAACCGCCGGTCGGGCGGGGCAAGGGCTACAGCTACTTGGATTACCTGCGCGGCGGCAATGTGCTCGCAATGGCGCTCAAGGAACATCGCATTGATGTATTGAATCCGCTGAATGTGACCCCGTTTGGGGTTTGGGCGATGCAATCAGCGTTCCATCCTGTTGTTGCCTGCGCCTTTGGGGCAGACATCCTCGAGTATCCGCCTGACTATCATCGATCCAACGCAGCACAAGGACGAAGCTGGGATGCACTTACCCACAAAAGCACGCGCATTGAAAGGTGGAAATCGAGGCTCAAATACCGCTTCTACCGCAAGAAGGTAGCCCAAGCACTTCAAAACGCTGATTGGGTGACCGGCGACAACCAATATTTGGTGGATTGCATGGCCGAATGGTTTGCCGTTCCCCGCACAAAAATGGAGGTGTTGCGCTGGGGGGTGGAACCGGAATTGTTTGAAGTGAGCGAAGCGGAACTGCAAAAAACGCGCGCGTTGTTCAGTATTCAGCCGCTTCAAAAGGTCGTTTTGAGTCCACGAGGCCTGAAACCGATTTACCAAGCAGATATTATTCTGGAGAGTTTTGCAAGATTGTTGGAGCAGGGACATCAAGACACCGTTTTTATCATGCTCGGTGCGGGATATGCGGTCTCGCCAGAAGTAAGCATTCGCGCAGAAAAACTGGCTAAATCCTATCCCAATTTCAGGTATGTCAAGACTGCCCTTCCGCGGGAAACGATGCATGCTTTGTGGCGACTTACTGACGTTTTTGTCTCTGCACCTGTCTATGACGGCTACTCGGCGGCCTTGGCTGAAGGTCGATATGTCGGCGCTATTCCCGTCGTCAACGACATTCCAGCGCACCGCGAATTGATTTTACACGGGCAGAATGGTTGGATTTGTCATCCATTTACGGCCGACAAACTTCACCATGATCTTGAACATTTGCTTCAACATACGGCAGAATTCCATTCAACCTTCGCACAGACAAACCGGGAATGGATCTTGCAACACTCCCTCATGGAAACCAATGCCAGACGATTTCTTGAAATCGTTTCCCTGCGTTGCTTATGATTGTTCGCAGCCAACCAGGGTTACTTAACATTTCGTAGGCTTGCCGTTAGTATTACTGACGATTTGTTGAATATTATTTTTTCTCCATTCAATACTTATTCCTAAATTGCTTTCCAATCAATCAGTCAGTGTCTGGGGTACGACTCCGCGTAGGAACGCTTGTATAGGGGTATTTAGAAATTTTCAGCGCATGAAACGATTTGGGCTTCCGATGCTATTGTCGGCTGGCTATGCCAGTCTTCTTTTTTTCATTTTTTCATCTGACTTCAGCAAGGAGCACTCCTTCTTGCTCGCACCAAAAGGAAAGGGTGTCACTGCCAAACAAGCAGAAAGGCCGACCCGTGATTTTGAAACTTCGCTTTCCGCGCGGATTGCGACCCTTCAGCTGAACCAAGACAATGCCCCTTCAACACCTGAGGCGAGCTCCAACCCTGACCACCAATCCCCCGAAAGCGCTTCTGCCCCTCAGCACTAAAATCGAAAGGCAGAACTTTCGTCCTGCCTTTCCAATATTCCACAACTCCCGACTTTCTTTTACAAATCAATCACGACGCCGATCGAAGGCAACAGCGTTCCCAAAGTATTTGGAATTTCACGCAATTGGTAACGTCCCGGATCATTCGGATCCAAAACCGGCGCTCCATTCGCATCGCGTACCACATCCAAACGAGGTTGCCCCTCACTTTGGAAATTGTACGCATTCTGCAAATCCAGATAGAGGTTGAGCGACCATTTCTGGAAAAACCACTTTTTGTCGAGCCTCACATCCATACTATGGCTCGCGGCCAGACGACTGGAATTCAGACGGCTATAATCTGGAATCCCTTGTCCGACGATGTCCCAGACGGCAACTTGCGAGCTACGGTCCAAGTCATACGGCGTATAAGGTGTACCACCATAATAGCGCCAGCGCACACCCAATTCCCAATTGCGCTTGAATTTCTTGCCGAGAACCGAAGTCAAAATCACCCGGTTGTCCCATGAACTCGGTTTGAAGGTGCCTGAACTGTCCGTGAATTCCGAGCGCACGTATGTGAAGGACACGATTCCAAAGAATCCCTTGTAAATCTTCTGCTGTGCACTCAACTCAACGCCATAACTGCGGCCATCGCTCGTGGAGGTAACCGGTGCAGCGCCGACGACACCAAAGTTTCCGCCTTGATTGGCCACAGAAATCTGCTCATCCAACAAAAACGGATAGTTGGTATAGCGCTTGTAGAAGCCCTCGGTCGTGAACCGCGTATTGAATTTGGTATTGTATTCAAATCCAGCCACAATGTGCTTGGAACTGATGTAGCTCAATCCGTTGTCGCGATTGACAAGGTTCCCTGCCGCGTCGCGGTAGCCCATCGAGGTGTAGGCAGGAAGCTGACGGTAGATGCCGGTATTGAAATTGAAGCTGAAACGCGGCTTGATGATATAACTGAGCGAGAACCTTGGCGAAAATTGCTCGAATGGATTCGCCATTTCTTTGGAATAGCTGCTTCCGTCTACACGTACCCCTACGGCCATCACCAACCGGTCACTGATGAAACTGCGGCTCAAATTCCCGAAGGCACTATACTTGTGCAAATTCAAGGAAGTGTTGTATTGAATCGTGTCCAAGCCAAATGGCGTCGAAATGCGGTTGTAGGTATCGTTGAGGTAACGCGCAAATTCATAGTTCAAGCCATAAACCACCTTGAAGCCGCCCTTGCGCACGTTGTGCTCGATACGGAGCTTGTTCTCAATCTCCTGCGAGACGTAGTCCAAAATTTTGTTGGCTTCTGTGGACTCATCGTTGTTCTGGTACTTGATATTCTTGTTGTTGAGCATGTTACGGCTCGCAACAACGGTCAAGTAGCTATTTTCAAAAAAGTGCTTGAAGTTGGCGCCGACGGTGTAGTTCCATTGCGTGTTGACCGGCAGATATCCCAGAATATACTTCTGCTCGTCGGTCGAATCGGCTTCCAAGTTCAAGGCAAAGTTGTCAATCGCGCCCAAACCGATCACGGTCAGTTCATTTTTCTCGTCAAACTTGGTGCGGGTCTTGAATTGGAAGTCGTTGTAATTGGGGAGGAATGGCAGTCCCAATGTTTTGAAAAGCCATCCGAGGTAAGAGCGCCGTCCGGAGGCCAAGAAAGTGGTTTTTTTGCCAATCGGTCCTTCCACGGTCAAACCGAGGTCGCTGCTGCCGACGGTGGCATTAAATCCCAGACGGTCTTCGCGGCCGGTTTTTTGCTTGATGTCCATCACCGAACTCAAGGCATTGCCTCGGCTGCTGGGGAAGGCGCTGGTGTAAAAATCAACCTCGCGGATGAAATTGACATTGATCAGGCCTGTCGGGCCACCGCTTGCGCCCTGCGTAGAAAAGTGGTTGATATTCGGAACCTCGATGCCATCAATATAAAAGCGGTTTTCATTGGGGGAACCCCCGCGGATGATGATATCGTTACGAAAAGCCACCGTGCCGGCGACGCCGGGCAAGGACTGAATCATTCGGGAAATGTCACGGTTGCCACCTGGGCTTCGTGCGATTTCGTTGACCCCGATCGTACGGAGCGACAAAGGACTCTCTTCCGTCTTGTTGAAGGCAGAGGTGGTAATGACAACCGTATCGACCGTCGCACCATCCTCTTTCAAGGCAATCTCCAACTCCACAGGCTTCGAATTGGTCACTTCCAATTCCGGAATCACCTGTGTGGCAAAACCGGTGTAGGTCACCTCGACATTGTACAAACCCGGCGGAATGCCCTTGATTTCGAAGCGACCAAGGGAGTCGGTGTAGGTACCAAACGGTTGCTGCTGAACCTTTACCGTTGCGAAATCCAAGGGTTCATTGTTGATCGAATTGTAGACCCGACCCTTGATAATGCCATTTTGCGCCATTGCCAAGCCAAACGGCATGGCCAACAGCATGAGAAGCAGTAATTTCTTAAACATGGAGAACACTTTTCATTGTAGTCTATAAAGGCAAACCGCTGCGCGGCAAAATTGTTTAAGATAGGTCAACAAATCTTAAACAATTTTCCAATTTCCAACGGACGTTCATCGGAATGAAAGATTCTTAATTTTGACCCATGCAGCAAGAGCGAATGTCAACGGCGGGTGGTTTGAGCGAGGTCTTCCTGGGAATGGATGCACTCATTCGATTTTGTGCCGAGATCAGCGATGCAAAATTCAAGATCTTAATGCTGACCGACACCAACACGGCCGAGTTGTGCAGGCCATTGGTGCGCGACCTTCTTCCCCCACATTTCCACCTTTCCATCGCCGAAGGCGAAGCCTCCAAGACCTTGTCGCAATGTGAGAAAATCTGGGAAAAACTGACTTCCAATGCCTTCGAACGCGGCGACATGATCATCAACCTGGGAGGTGGCATGATTTGCGACCTCGGCGGATTTGCGGCAAGCTGCTACAAACGCGGAATCGCCTTTGTGCATATTCCCACCACGCTGCTTGCCATGGCTGATGCAGCCATTGGCGGCAAGACCGGGATCGATTTCCACGGCTTCAAAAACCAAATCGGCAGTTTTCAGCAACCCAAAGCGGTGGTGATCCACCCCGAATTCCTTGAAACCTTGCCGGATTTGCAATTGCGCGCCGGCTATGCCGAGGTGCTCAAGCACTACCTCATTCACGATGCCGACGCGTGGAAAACAGCAGTTGAACTGCAAGGCTTGCCCTCAAATTGGGACGAAACCATTGCCAAAGCTGTCAAAATCAAGTTGTTTTTCACCGAATCTGATCCGACGGAAAAAGGCATTCGCAAGGCGCTTAATTTTGGACACACCATCGGCCATGCCGTGGAAAGCCACTTTTTGCAGGAATTTGCAGGTGATCCGCTCTTGCATGGCGAAGCCGTGGCAGTCGGC
This DNA window, taken from Bacteroidota bacterium, encodes the following:
- a CDS encoding MBOAT family protein, encoding MLFNSLVFALFLPVVFGLYWWMGKWKSGLRAQNVFLILSGYFFYGWWDWRFLLLLFTATAVDYWVGVKLGKTEGKRKRQWVLMVSLLMNLGMLGTFKYFDFFAEGLENLLVTLGFNADMPTLKILLPVGISFYTFQTLSYTIDVYRLKLVPTRDPIAFFAFVSFFPPLVAGPIERASHLLPQMLAPRRFDYPWAVVGLRLILWGIFKKIVIADALAPYVNFVFGSTVPVGALDVALAVFFFGIQLYCDFSGYSDIAMGCARLLGFELNHNFKRPYFARSLQDFWQRWHISLTSWFRDYLYVSLGGNRKGQARQMANVMAVFLLSGLWHGASITYVLWGAVHGIWFTIERWFKLPERFPRMVMQPIAIFIAFGSYIFFRAGDLPTLKRMFQGLGNLNFPSNLMFEGITADLSTVWPVGWVMFYFSLLIGFLFVTDALFDFTRIDDRFARMPKFIRWSFYYGLIVWLLVLGAYGTPQQFIYFQF
- a CDS encoding DUF4440 domain-containing protein, producing the protein MKGSIFFVLTFATVLVLSAQGIKPKDKSAILEIMASQEMSWNKGDLEGFMNGYWRSDSLRFIGKSGITYGWQPTLANYQRSYPDKAAMGKLKFTILRVESLGKGVAHVTGAWLLTREKDAPQGYFTLLWRKINGEWVIVADHSS
- a CDS encoding glycosyltransferase family 4 protein, with translation MDLMRTSWVQGLFDLQNPYLAGTMRIAVLSDPNNFHTQKWVKALQKAGAEVVVMSFDPSNATEFEAIQLKPPVGRGKGYSYLDYLRGGNVLAMALKEHRIDVLNPLNVTPFGVWAMQSAFHPVVACAFGADILEYPPDYHRSNAAQGRSWDALTHKSTRIERWKSRLKYRFYRKKVAQALQNADWVTGDNQYLVDCMAEWFAVPRTKMEVLRWGVEPELFEVSEAELQKTRALFSIQPLQKVVLSPRGLKPIYQADIILESFARLLEQGHQDTVFIMLGAGYAVSPEVSIRAEKLAKSYPNFRYVKTALPRETMHALWRLTDVFVSAPVYDGYSAALAEGRYVGAIPVVNDIPAHRELILHGQNGWICHPFTADKLHHDLEHLLQHTAEFHSTFAQTNREWILQHSLMETNARRFLEIVSLRCL
- a CDS encoding T9SS type A sorting domain-containing protein, with product MVTRIAVWLMFACAFCLSVPAQIPVFINEIHYDNTGADVGEGVEIAGPAGTNLACFRIYLYNGAVPGAAVVYDSVMLSGIIPDQCNGFGTLNFPVNLPAQIQNGSNDGMALVYNPLFPGCGLPGLPYVVQLLSYEGVFTAASGPAIGMTSTDIGVNEASTTAVGLSLQLTGAGVLYSDFTWATIGAATPGALNNGQTFGGTACGTGPVIPTRLNFALTPSGCNLPGGTFSIQVCATNNTGFTAISYNNPITISLIAGPGVLSGTTTQAAAFGCATFAGLSLSAAGTYQFRATDGILIDDTSAFVYISPTCATCPNLNAVLVDACGAQEGRNEILFFNSGDFAIPADPNMFSVNYGSGNPPATGYLNSMASNQPFVDALNLAAGCNLFHDALSNSPIPPNTNFIVMSYTPLTTYNFSAWCSLGSVYVLFSNDPDWDTTSGNWKNCLDCGLGGNGLDPRYFRTDFSGLAGGPTCDFTYNYTPCSDLLCMGNGDGIDFGYGGGTPTATWNECTPTNVLAATYGRNLQARRVEKDVYLDWQTLTESNSAQFRLERAAKPTGPFSEIGVVAAAGVSSEPLNYQWIDRDVSRQQIWYRLTEVDANGQSTVSEVVLVTGLPDLGALEIATEGRTFTFDIQGNGAVRLDLFDITGRQVRQRTGVAGRYPLDLSDLDEGVYCYRILVGIKAYSGKIAITR
- a CDS encoding alkaline phosphatase family protein, which encodes MKALKLALFSDSRRGPLGYPGLLGLMTTFGLFFAIQAYSQVPKMLGKPMQGAIAPTSAKVWAMVKDADEVELRVANAVYKFSAKEQKGWNGRIPVTFEVVGLEPGTTVEAELWANGTRLSAPFPIKTAAATVQPEWSFMVGSCAFYGVGAMRLVKPGQFTDIFDAMRDHPTDFMIWLGDNVYLLNGEWNSDRRMYEKYTKARLDPHINDFLATRPNLAMLDDHDYGPDNAEGDFENKGATMGCFKDFWPNPYFGNGSAGTYTHFDYQDASFFMLDDRWFRESEDHKQVLGTEQMGWLQEKLLASTAPFKFIALGSQVLSEANQKETWSKFPERQVLFDFIKANKITGVVFLSGDRHFTELCKLTQDGLYPLYDFTSSPLTSPLRKRVNKPDDPEFAPPMRVPGTKFVGHNFGTVRISGTEGARTCKLSTWDASGTLVWEFTIKQTELDWIPD
- a CDS encoding prolipoprotein diacylglyceryl transferase — its product is MSWKAWSQNKVVHVILVLLVFSCTGLSVARIGRLLTEWLEVERFSLAYWLLWIVALLPVYNVLLLCFAFLFGKFTYFREKQRRTWRKMTGWTRRKP